ATATTTGCTGCGGATCATCGAGAATAACTTCGCTACTACACAGACTCGGTTATCTAAAAACTTCGGCCTTACGACGCGAGAGGCGGAAGTGTTGGCGTGGCTCGCCACCGGAAAATCCAATCGTGACATCGGCTCTATTCTTGATCTCAGCCCGAGAACGATCAATAAGCATCTGGAACGGATCCATTCGAAATTGGGCGTTGAAAACCGTACAGCTGCAGCTGCAATGGCGCTAAATGCGATGTAAGAAAGTGAGTTTATGCTCACGTGACCTCGGAAGAGGGCCAGAGATTTATTGAGCAGAGAAAGTCGTTTACTAGTGCGCTTCCCTCTAAACTGTGACTCCTCCAATTTTCCAGTGCGCTTAAACTATTGATCCGTTGATGTTTGAGAATTCGGGTTAGCGTTACACCTCATTTTTAGTGCGCTATCGCGTGCCCATCCTGCAAAACAGTCCGCAACGTTGTGAATTCAAAAGGCATTTCTCAGATTAAAATTTTGCATTGCGTATCCTCACACACGGTCTCGGTTGAACCCTACGTTATATGACGTATATGAGGATTTTGGTGTGCAATTTATGTTCTTAGAACAGCACGCGAGGCCATAAATATGAACGGAGTTTGGTGAACGACCGACAACGTTGAAAACGCAGTCCCTTGGTTGGAAACGCAGTCCCTTGGCGAAACTGATCAAGTGAATTCGTTTTCAATTTTGACGCGCCATATTATTGCGACAGCCACGACCAGTCAAAGAGATGTGAATCTACAATGTTAGATGACGCGACGCCCCAAAATCGAAGTCACCCCGGCCTGGGTCAACGTAGAGCATCTGCCTTTAACAAGGGGCGGCAATTGTCCCCTGTAGCCCATTCGGAAATCAAAGACCTTCTCCTTGGAGAAGAACGAACCCGAGACCGTCTCGTTGAATATCTTCATCAAATTCAGGATGCCTACGGGAAAATTTCCACTGATCACCTGCGCGCCCTGGCTGAAGAACTTCGGTTATCCATGGCCGAGGTGTTTGAAGTTGCATCATTTTACGCCCATTTCGATATAGATATGCATGGAGATACGGGGACACCCAAGACCACGGTTCGAGTGTGCGATAGCCTGACCTGCGAAATGTTTGGCGCGAAATCTCTTTCGAAATATCTAGGCGATCATTTAGATGACAATATTCAAATCGTGACAGCCTCATGCATGGGACGATGCGATATGGCGCCCGTTGTCGAAGTTGGTCACCGGCATGTTGGCTTTGCAAATCTTGAAAAAGTCATATCGACGATTGAGAGCAAGGAATTCACTCCGGAAATCCCGAAATATCTATCGTACAATGATTACATCAAGGGCGAGGGATACACCCTTCTGAATGATTGTTATGCAGGAAAATATAATCGTGACGACCTGATTGATTTGGTTCAAAAAAGCGGGTTACGGGGGATGGGTGGAGCCGGTTTCCCGGCAGGCCTCAAGTGGAAATCTATACGCGAGCAACCTAAACCGCGGTTAATGGCGATCAACGCTGATGAAGGCGAGCCTGGAACCTTTAAGGATCGTCACTATCTAGAGGGCGATCCCCATCGGTTTCTCGAAGGTATGCTCATTGCAGCCTGGGTATGCGAAGTTGAGAAAATATACATCTACGTTCGTGATGAATATCCAGCGGCGCGGGACATCCTCATTCGGGAAATTAATACCCTGAGGTCGGAAGGTCTTTTAGATAACCGAGAAATTGAACTGCGCCGAGGAGCTGGCGCATATATATGCGGTGAGGAATCCGCTATGCTGGATTCGATCGAAGGAAAGCGGGGTTTACCGCGGCAAAAACCGCCTTATCCCACACAGGTAGGCCTGTTTGGCCAACCGAGCCTCATCCACAACGTCGAAACTGTCTATTGGATTCGGTCGTTAATTAATCGGGGTCCCGAGTGGTTTTCTGACCAAGGTCTAAATGGCTGTAAAGGGTTTCACTCATTTTCCGTTTCTGGTCGTGTGAAGAATGCTGGTGTCAAACGTGCCCCCGCCGGCATAACCATTACAGACCTGATTAACGACTATTGTGGTGGAATGCAGGATGGGCATCAATTCAAGGCCTATCTTCCCGGCGGCGCATCCGGGGGCATACTGCCTGCTTCACTTAGCGATCTTCCACTCGCGTTTGGAACTCTCGAAGAGCATGGCTGCTTCGTCGGTTCTGCGGCGGTTATCGTTCTGTCTGATCAGGACAGTATCAAGGACGTATCTTTGAACTTGATGCGCTTTTTTGAAGACGAAAGCTGCGGGCAATGCACGCCGTGCCGAACAGGAACTGAAAAAGCCGTTCAGCTCATGCGAGAGAAGACCTGGGACCAAGACCTTCTGATGGATCTCTCAACGGTAATGGTTGACGCATCCATTTGTGGGTTGGGTCAGGCAGCACCTAATCCTGTTTTATGTGCGATGAAGTACTTTCCGGAGGAGCTTTAACATGCCCGATGGAATCAACCATGAAGTCATATCCTTTACCTTGAATGGTACCGAAGTCGAAGCAGTAAGTGGCGAAACCATATGGGATGTTGCCCAACACAGCGGCGTTGAAATTCCACATCTCTGCCACTCCGCGGAACCAGGGTACCGGCCTGATGGAAACTGCCGAACATGTATGGTAGAGGTCGAGGGTGAACGGGTATTGGTACCGTCGTGCCTACGACAGCCAACCGCCGGTATGAAAGTAAGTACGAATAACGCCCGCGCTACCAAAGCCCGTGAAATGGTTTTCGAACTGCTATTGACAGATCAACCCGACCGAAGCGTTGCCCACAATCCGGAATCCAAATTTTGGAACTGGACAGAAACGGTTGGTATCACCAAAAGTCGGTTTCCAAAACGTATCAAAATTTCTCCCGACTCAAGCCATCCCGCAATGCGCGTCAATCTTGATGCCTGCATCCAGTGCAACCTGTGTGTCAGGGCATGTCGGGAAGTTCAGGTCAATGATGTTATTGGGATGGCGTTCCGTGGCCACAAGTCAAAAATCGTTTTTGATTTTGATGACTCCATGGGGGACAGCACCTGTGTTGCGTGCGGTGAATGCGTGCAAGCCTGTCCGACAGGCGCATTGATGGAATCGAGCTTGCTTGATGACCGTGGTATCCGCACAGAGTTTCCCGACAGATCCGTTGACACCCTATGTCCCTTCTGTGGTGTGGGGTGCCAAACGACGGCGCACGTAAAGGGCGATAAGATTATTTCTGTTACAGGTCGTAACGGCCCCGCCAATGAGCAACGCCTTTGTGTAAAGGGCCGCTTCGGTTACGACTACGTCGAACACCCAAACCGGCTAACTACGCCACTGATCCGCCGAGACGACGCACCCAAGAAATGGGATATTAGAATTGATGATGCGGATGTTCTTAAATACTTCCGCAAGGCCAGTTGGGATGAGGCACTGGTCAGAGCTGCTGATGGATTTAAAGAGATGCTCAGTGACGCCGGCCCTTCTGCTCTGGCTGGATTTGGATCTGCGAAAGGATCAAACGAGGAAGCCTACTTA
This sequence is a window from Rhodospirillaceae bacterium. Protein-coding genes within it:
- a CDS encoding NADH-quinone oxidoreductase subunit F, producing MLDDATPQNRSHPGLGQRRASAFNKGRQLSPVAHSEIKDLLLGEERTRDRLVEYLHQIQDAYGKISTDHLRALAEELRLSMAEVFEVASFYAHFDIDMHGDTGTPKTTVRVCDSLTCEMFGAKSLSKYLGDHLDDNIQIVTASCMGRCDMAPVVEVGHRHVGFANLEKVISTIESKEFTPEIPKYLSYNDYIKGEGYTLLNDCYAGKYNRDDLIDLVQKSGLRGMGGAGFPAGLKWKSIREQPKPRLMAINADEGEPGTFKDRHYLEGDPHRFLEGMLIAAWVCEVEKIYIYVRDEYPAARDILIREINTLRSEGLLDNREIELRRGAGAYICGEESAMLDSIEGKRGLPRQKPPYPTQVGLFGQPSLIHNVETVYWIRSLINRGPEWFSDQGLNGCKGFHSFSVSGRVKNAGVKRAPAGITITDLINDYCGGMQDGHQFKAYLPGGASGGILPASLSDLPLAFGTLEEHGCFVGSAAVIVLSDQDSIKDVSLNLMRFFEDESCGQCTPCRTGTEKAVQLMREKTWDQDLLMDLSTVMVDASICGLGQAAPNPVLCAMKYFPEEL